A part of Aegilops tauschii subsp. strangulata cultivar AL8/78 chromosome 2, Aet v6.0, whole genome shotgun sequence genomic DNA contains:
- the LOC109764864 gene encoding BTB/POZ and MATH domain-containing protein 2-like has protein sequence MPRHIPSLPLPLQITKISSSRSRRIITEHVPTTYSFQVTNYLQLKDAGFHACVTSPGFSVGGYNWQIAFYPDDEDGYTSLYLRYLGQATDVRAKCTVSVLGNDGQPPLVCRDTPEDVSPSELPGHLERMLRDGRCSDVTFRVGGRKFRAHRALLAARSPVFAKLFGPMPEKGTRRVVKVVDVEPAIFQILLHYIYTGSLPACHDEGGYDGMVMEHLLVAAGKYGLEKLKLMCEEELCRRIDEEALVTTAFIAPDNIISVVDSDQLLPGDPGAMLVFSGNDAALRRLGCVSSR, from the exons ATGCCTAGGCACATCCCCTCCCTGCCGCTGCCGCTGCAGATCACCAAGATCTCGTCGTCCAGATCGAGGCGCATCATCACGGAGCACGTCCCCACCACCTACAGTTTCCAGGTGACCAACTACCTGCAGCTCAAGGACGCGGGCTTCCACGCCTGCGTTACTTCGCCCGGCTTCAGCGTCGGCGGCTACAATTGGCAGATCGCCTTCTACCCAGACGACGAGGACGGCTACACCTCCTTGTACCTACGTTATCTCGGCCAAGCCACGGATGTGAGAGCCAAGTGCACGGTGAGCGTGCTGGGGAATGACGGCCAGCCACCGCTGGTCTGCCGCGACACGCCGGA GGACGTGTCTCCGTCCGAGCTGCCCGGCCACCTCGAGCGCATGCTCAGGGACGGGCGATGTAGCGACGTCACGTTCCGCGTGGGAGGCCGGAAGTTCCGCGCGCACCGGGCCCTCCTGGCCGCGCGGTCGCCGGTCTTCGCTAAGCTCTTTGGCCCCATGCCGGAGAAGGGCACGCGGCGCGTCGTCAAGGTCGTCGACGTGGAGCCAGCCATCTTCCAGATTCTCCTTCACTACATCTACACGGGCTCACTACCGGCGTGCCACGACGAAGGAGGGTATGATGGCATGGTGATGGAGCATTTGCTCGTAGCCGCAGGCAAGTACGGGCTGGAAAAGTTGAAACTCATGTGTGAAGAGGAGCTGTGCAGAAGGATCGACGAGGAAGCCCTCGTGACCAC TGCATTTATCGCGCCGGACAAT ATCATAAGCGTCGTCGACTCAGATCAACTACTTCCCGGAGATCCCGGCGCCATGCTCGTCTTCTCAGGCAACGATGCTGCTCTCCGCCGCCTCGGCTGCGTAAGCAGCAGGTGA